A part of Sulfurimonas sp. HSL-1716 genomic DNA contains:
- the ftsA gene encoding cell division protein FtsA, whose amino-acid sequence MNKTVLAIDIGSTKVSAIIADINENGNIQITGSGKAKAQGLKKGSITNIELASKSIRNALSDAKRVAGIDIKNAIVSISGAYTKSLNSSGIVNIPHKEISVKEINRVMHTSLYNANIPNEYEVLHALPYNFKVDEQDFIEDPLGMNASRLEVETHIITTQKSNLHNLRKAVKAAGVEVENVILSGYASAIAVLNHDEKELGVAVIDMGGNTCNIVVHSGNSIRYNDFLGVGSNHITNDLSMALHTPLNVAERVKMNYGSLNTPSNDLIELPIIGDESSTHEVSLEVVHNVIYARVEETLMIIAQSLEKSGLKEHLGAGVVLTGGFSNMDGIRELAVAIFDNMPVRLAQAPEMDGLYDDVRGPQFSAALGLIKYAADNYSPYEIDVNKRMRHHGEPPVQDSTVDFNSDEIVENSIPVPPENDIKSKLAKLPNEKEKKRDEATVVSKFWNWATQLF is encoded by the coding sequence TTGAACAAAACTGTTTTAGCCATAGATATAGGATCAACTAAAGTTAGCGCGATTATCGCGGACATAAACGAAAATGGCAATATACAGATTACAGGTTCAGGAAAAGCCAAAGCTCAAGGCTTAAAAAAAGGCAGTATAACTAACATCGAGTTAGCATCGAAATCTATAAGAAACGCTCTGTCAGATGCCAAACGTGTCGCGGGCATAGACATAAAAAATGCCATCGTCTCCATATCCGGAGCATACACTAAAAGTCTTAACTCCAGCGGTATCGTAAATATTCCGCATAAAGAGATAAGCGTCAAAGAGATAAACCGCGTTATGCATACCTCTTTATATAATGCGAACATCCCAAACGAATATGAAGTCCTTCATGCACTTCCGTACAACTTCAAAGTGGATGAGCAGGACTTTATCGAAGATCCTCTGGGTATGAACGCTTCAAGACTCGAAGTCGAAACACATATCATAACTACGCAAAAATCAAATCTTCATAACCTGCGAAAAGCAGTTAAGGCAGCCGGAGTAGAAGTCGAGAACGTTATACTCTCAGGGTATGCTTCTGCCATCGCCGTTTTAAACCATGATGAAAAAGAGCTGGGTGTCGCGGTCATAGATATGGGCGGAAACACCTGCAATATAGTCGTCCATTCCGGAAACTCCATACGATACAATGACTTCTTGGGCGTCGGTTCCAATCATATAACGAACGATCTTTCCATGGCTCTTCACACTCCGCTCAACGTCGCTGAAAGAGTCAAGATGAACTACGGTTCTTTAAACACTCCGAGCAACGACCTTATAGAACTCCCGATCATCGGAGATGAAAGCTCCACGCATGAAGTATCGTTGGAAGTGGTCCATAACGTCATCTACGCGAGAGTTGAAGAGACACTGATGATAATAGCGCAGTCATTGGAAAAAAGCGGACTCAAAGAACACTTGGGAGCCGGTGTCGTTTTAACAGGCGGTTTTAGCAATATGGACGGGATCAGGGAACTGGCAGTCGCCATCTTTGACAATATGCCAGTACGCCTTGCGCAAGCTCCTGAAATGGACGGACTTTATGATGATGTCAGAGGTCCGCAATTTTCAGCGGCACTCGGACTCATCAAATATGCAGCAGATAACTACTCTCCTTACGAGATAGACGTAAACAAACGTATGAGACATCACGGCGAACCTCCGGTTCAAGACAGTACGGTTGATTTCAATTCAGATGAAATAGTGGAAAATTCCATTCCCGTTCCGCCGGAAAACGATATAAAATCAAAACTGGCGAAATTGCCGAATGAGAAAGAGAAGAAAAGAGATGAAGCGACTGTAGTCTCAAAATTTTGGAATTGGGCTACCCAGTTATTTTAA
- a CDS encoding adenosylmethionine--8-amino-7-oxononanoate transaminase: protein MNNLQLSNQDLEHIWHPCTQMKDHEFLPIIPVKKAHGVYLEDFEENRYIDAVSSWWVNLFGHTNKYINSKIKEQLDSLEHVILAGFTHEPIIKLSKRLVELTPEGLNKCFYADNGSSAIEVALKMSYHAHKNSGRERTLFVSLKNSYHGETIGALSVGDVELYKETYEPLLISSIQTEVPKDQTKQAALNAAKKFEELCERRAGEISAFIVEPLVQGAGSMHMYHPDFLLHVSFTCKKYGIHFIADEVMVGFGRTGTMFACEQAGINPDFMVLSKGLTGGYLPLSVVLTTDDIYSLFYCDYSEYKAFLHSHSYTGNALACAAANATLDIFEENGVIENNKKISAYMYEKLQKFQELDIVENIRQTGMICAFDLKGFTPQQRIGLKVYQYGLDNGVLLRPLGSTVYFMPPYIITHEEIDKMFEVAFEAVKTL, encoded by the coding sequence ATGAATAATTTACAACTATCGAATCAGGATCTAGAGCATATTTGGCACCCTTGTACACAGATGAAAGATCATGAGTTTTTACCGATTATCCCTGTAAAAAAGGCTCATGGCGTCTATCTGGAAGATTTTGAAGAAAACAGGTATATCGATGCTGTAAGCAGCTGGTGGGTAAACCTTTTCGGTCATACGAACAAGTATATAAATTCCAAGATAAAAGAGCAGCTTGATTCACTCGAACATGTCATCCTTGCGGGCTTTACCCATGAACCCATTATAAAACTTTCAAAAAGACTCGTAGAGCTGACTCCCGAAGGGCTGAACAAGTGTTTTTATGCAGACAACGGCTCAAGTGCCATCGAAGTTGCTTTGAAGATGAGTTATCATGCACATAAAAACAGCGGAAGAGAGAGGACACTTTTTGTTTCATTGAAAAACAGCTATCACGGAGAAACGATCGGTGCGCTTTCCGTAGGTGACGTCGAGCTTTACAAGGAGACCTACGAACCTCTTTTAATAAGCTCGATTCAGACCGAAGTACCGAAAGATCAAACTAAACAAGCAGCACTTAACGCTGCAAAAAAATTCGAAGAGCTGTGCGAGAGAAGAGCAGGAGAGATATCCGCGTTTATTGTCGAACCTCTTGTGCAGGGTGCAGGCTCTATGCATATGTACCATCCCGATTTTTTACTGCATGTGAGCTTTACCTGCAAGAAGTACGGGATCCATTTTATCGCAGATGAAGTGATGGTCGGTTTCGGTCGTACCGGCACGATGTTTGCGTGCGAACAAGCCGGTATAAATCCCGATTTTATGGTTCTGTCAAAAGGGTTGACAGGAGGGTATCTGCCGCTTTCTGTGGTGTTGACGACCGATGATATCTATAGTCTCTTTTATTGCGATTACAGTGAGTATAAGGCTTTTTTACACTCACACAGTTATACCGGAAACGCTCTTGCATGTGCTGCTGCCAACGCCACTTTGGATATCTTTGAAGAAAACGGTGTTATAGAAAATAACAAGAAAATATCTGCTTACATGTATGAAAAACTGCAAAAATTTCAAGAGTTGGATATCGTAGAAAATATTCGGCAGACAGGGATGATATGCGCATTTGATCTTAAAGGTTTCACACCGCAGCAAAGAATCGGACTGAAGGTGTATCAGTATGGTTTGGATAACGGGGTATTGCTTCGTCCGTTAGGTTCGACTGTTTATTTTATGCCGCCTTACATCATAACACATGAAGAGATAGACAAGATGTTTGAGGTGGCTTTTGAGGCCGTAAAGACGCTTTGA
- a CDS encoding SurA N-terminal domain-containing protein, whose protein sequence is MISWMQRHRKWLVITIWISTIAFIGAGFVGWGQYNYGKKASAAAKVGDVDISYSELQREYGRMYAYFNNMFQGKFDEAQAKSFGLQKQALSQLINQALILNLANSYDLRVSDKEVFDLIKSQKGFQTNGVFDKDLYKTVLSRNNLSTKEYEGGLRKQLLIQKTLNMLSIKPTALEEQSINTILDIADKINYKVLDRSMIKVDTSDEKLKAFWQGRKSDFMSEPSYDVSYIVQTPLNKEYTDGELTDYYNAHKSQFTSIDGKIKIPDDARELITAMLNKEETKKEALRTFVAYKKGELDKSIVIKNASLSSSKNIFNADILKELSELTDAKPYLKPKLINGKYVIIKLDKTNPSAPKSFEAAKAEVLAVYLAEGKESQLQKLAQDSVATFNGKNTDFITVKDGGKIPGLTEQEGTEFLNQLFKNNKKRGFVTLGNKKIVLFNILEQKLLDDSKENVDSVIVKLRTDLLNQNLLKMLKKRFKTEIFVEGL, encoded by the coding sequence ATGATTTCATGGATGCAAAGACACCGTAAATGGTTAGTTATAACGATTTGGATCTCAACAATAGCGTTTATAGGTGCGGGATTTGTCGGCTGGGGGCAGTACAACTACGGCAAAAAAGCAAGCGCGGCCGCAAAGGTCGGTGATGTCGATATTAGTTACAGTGAGCTCCAGCGGGAATACGGCCGTATGTACGCATACTTTAACAATATGTTTCAAGGAAAGTTTGACGAAGCTCAAGCAAAAAGCTTCGGCCTTCAAAAACAGGCTCTGAGTCAGCTGATCAATCAGGCACTTATCTTAAATCTCGCGAACAGTTATGATCTGAGAGTAAGCGATAAGGAAGTTTTCGATCTTATCAAATCTCAAAAAGGTTTTCAGACCAACGGTGTTTTTGACAAAGACCTCTACAAGACCGTACTTTCCAGAAATAACCTCTCTACCAAAGAGTACGAAGGAGGGTTAAGAAAACAGCTTTTGATACAAAAAACATTGAATATGCTGAGCATAAAGCCCACCGCACTTGAAGAACAGTCCATAAATACAATACTCGATATAGCAGATAAGATAAACTATAAAGTCCTTGACCGTTCGATGATAAAAGTGGACACGTCCGACGAGAAACTGAAAGCTTTTTGGCAGGGAAGAAAATCGGACTTTATGAGCGAACCGAGCTATGATGTCTCATATATAGTGCAAACGCCTCTGAACAAAGAGTACACAGACGGTGAACTTACGGATTATTACAATGCTCATAAATCACAGTTTACGAGTATAGACGGAAAAATCAAGATCCCCGACGATGCTAGAGAACTCATTACCGCAATGCTCAACAAAGAAGAAACAAAAAAAGAAGCACTCAGAACGTTCGTAGCATACAAAAAAGGGGAACTTGATAAAAGTATCGTTATCAAAAATGCATCTTTAAGCAGTTCAAAAAATATTTTTAATGCAGATATCTTAAAAGAGCTATCGGAACTAACAGATGCAAAACCTTACCTGAAACCAAAACTTATAAACGGCAAGTATGTCATCATCAAACTTGACAAAACAAATCCGTCGGCTCCAAAAAGCTTCGAAGCGGCTAAAGCCGAAGTTCTGGCAGTTTATCTTGCAGAAGGAAAAGAGAGCCAGCTGCAAAAACTCGCTCAAGACTCCGTAGCTACATTTAACGGGAAAAATACCGATTTTATAACGGTAAAAGACGGCGGTAAAATACCGGGACTGACCGAACAAGAGGGAACAGAGTTCTTAAATCAGCTTTTTAAGAATAACAAAAAACGCGGTTTTGTTACTCTAGGTAATAAAAAAATAGTTTTATTTAATATTTTGGAACAAAAGTTGCTCGATGATTCCAAAGAGAATGTTGATTCTGTTATAGTTAAGCTAAGAACTGATCTATTAAATCAAAACCTGCTTAAAATGTTGAAAAAGCGTTTTAAAACCGAAATATTTGTAGAAGGACTGTAA
- a CDS encoding DUF4149 domain-containing protein: MNKKIYADFGYLILLAASFGAVFVLGAIVAPVIFHTDRLAVDLLIDHYNEGVIMSEIFLRFSYFIYFLAFSVALYEAVMYKTGQRDKTLFYSAFLVVATSLMFSGVYVPKILELQAMGREATTSDTFDNLHIASEIDFKILAAALIVLFIRRLMLLRRS; this comes from the coding sequence ATGAATAAAAAAATATATGCGGATTTTGGTTATTTGATTTTATTGGCGGCTTCATTCGGTGCGGTTTTTGTGCTGGGTGCCATCGTCGCTCCCGTAATATTTCATACTGACAGGCTGGCTGTCGATCTTTTGATAGACCATTATAACGAAGGCGTTATAATGAGTGAAATATTTTTAAGATTCAGTTATTTTATCTATTTTCTCGCTTTTAGTGTCGCGCTGTATGAAGCGGTGATGTATAAAACAGGACAAAGGGACAAGACACTTTTTTATTCCGCATTTCTTGTCGTAGCGACATCGTTAATGTTCAGCGGCGTATATGTTCCGAAAATACTTGAACTACAGGCTATGGGCAGGGAAGCGACGACAAGCGATACTTTTGACAACCTGCATATAGCCAGCGAGATAGATTTTAAGATACTTGCCGCGGCTTTGATCGTTTTGTTTATCAGACGTCTTATGCTGCTTAGACGCAGCTGA
- a CDS encoding M48 family metallopeptidase — MLMTIITLYSFYVLINLYVSVMQIGYIAQAKKKAPVLMECDEYVKAADYAIAKERLSIANTIVDYMTVLIWIGFGIAYLSNNLFIANEALKSVAVVLGFVLINSLISLPFSIYEKFVLDEKFGFNKSTAGQFIKDTLVTLVLSILFGGLVVWGVYLIMTTLQFWWLWSFVFIFGVMILINMFFPTVRAMFFDKLTPLEDEKLAQEIKALMDKTGFVSSGVFISDASKRDARLNAYFGGLGKTKRVVLFDTLLQKLEPKELLAVLGHELGHFAHGDIYKNIALVGVMLFAMFALFGNLPQNLYLEMGLSPSPYIIMILFLIFMPVLSFVMMPVMGILSRHNEYEADKMGAQLGGASGEIELANALKKLVTENKSFPLSHPVYIFFHYTHPPVIERLKALGVDIADADTGALEGACPNID; from the coding sequence ATGTTAATGACAATCATAACGCTATATTCGTTTTATGTACTGATAAATCTCTATGTCAGTGTTATGCAGATCGGGTATATAGCCCAGGCAAAGAAGAAAGCTCCGGTACTTATGGAGTGCGATGAGTATGTAAAAGCGGCAGACTATGCCATCGCCAAAGAGAGACTTTCCATTGCAAACACGATTGTCGATTATATGACTGTTTTGATATGGATAGGATTTGGGATTGCATATCTCAGTAACAATCTGTTCATAGCAAACGAAGCGCTAAAAAGCGTAGCCGTCGTTCTTGGTTTTGTCCTTATCAACTCCCTTATATCACTGCCGTTTTCAATATATGAGAAGTTCGTACTGGATGAAAAATTCGGATTTAACAAATCGACGGCGGGGCAGTTCATAAAAGACACGTTAGTGACTCTGGTCTTGAGCATACTTTTTGGCGGACTCGTCGTTTGGGGCGTCTATCTCATAATGACTACGTTGCAGTTTTGGTGGTTATGGAGTTTTGTCTTTATCTTCGGTGTCATGATCTTGATAAACATGTTCTTTCCTACAGTGAGAGCTATGTTCTTTGACAAACTTACCCCGCTTGAAGATGAAAAACTTGCCCAGGAGATAAAAGCGTTAATGGATAAGACAGGCTTTGTAAGCAGCGGAGTGTTTATAAGCGACGCAAGCAAACGCGATGCAAGACTTAATGCTTATTTCGGCGGTCTTGGAAAGACAAAAAGGGTAGTGCTTTTCGATACGCTGCTGCAAAAACTGGAGCCAAAAGAACTGCTTGCGGTCTTAGGGCATGAGCTCGGACATTTCGCGCATGGCGACATATATAAAAATATAGCGCTTGTAGGCGTCATGCTTTTTGCGATGTTCGCTCTGTTTGGAAATCTTCCTCAAAACCTCTACCTTGAGATGGGCTTGTCTCCTTCACCGTATATCATCATGATACTTTTTTTGATATTCATGCCTGTGTTGAGCTTTGTCATGATGCCTGTCATGGGTATTCTTAGCAGACATAATGAGTATGAAGCAGACAAGATGGGAGCACAGCTCGGCGGAGCGAGCGGAGAGATAGAGCTTGCAAATGCCTTGAAAAAACTCGTGACGGAAAACAAAAGCTTTCCGCTTTCCCATCCGGTATATATATTTTTTCACTATACGCATCCGCCTGTCATCGAAAGGCTAAAAGCATTAGGCGTTGATATAGCGGATGCGGATACCGGTGCTTTAGAGGGTGCATGTCCGAATATAGATTAA
- a CDS encoding methyl-accepting chemotaxis protein — protein sequence MGLLKYFSIRGKLFLLFAIPAIALLAQIALVLVEKAHVVSESDVLKKALTVSVDVSGLVHEMQKERGMSAGYLASKGAKFGDLLPKQRTLTDERLKKLRETIKNSDLDAMPKEFVSKLQESVARLDDLKTIRTSVTGQSISKKDAIAYYTITNGDFLDSIGVLSKVSTNQTVVKKLNSYVNFLYSKERAGIERAVGSGIFGSGRVTTQDRTKFNTLIVEQNTFLKSFKILADKDNIEVLKQTLKGDAVNEVERMRSIILNATPDVQLNVDATYWFKMITKKINLLKDVENHLSQNLLSSIDKIKKKQNTTLIYITIANAFVVIFASVIGHVISQYILASLKEINRVSSNLGAGNLTEKLNIDSKDEIGQTSVEINSFISKVRETLSIAKGKSDENVTIAHELSATAMNVGSSVEKSVSIINDATHQADEIRNSILKAIEDSQKSKEDILNANETLEDAKEDIIGLTSRVQESAEVEIELADRMKNISNDAEQVKSVLEVISDIADQTNLLALNAAIEAARAGEHGRGFAVVADEVRKLAERTQKSLVEINATINVIVKSIIDLSAQMNNGSKDIEELSQVASEVEKKITHTATIVNQAVDVADKTVQDFTNAGNGIENIVSKVDEINHISSTNARNVEEIAAAADHLNAMTTELHSKLEAFRT from the coding sequence ATGGGGTTATTAAAATATTTTAGCATCCGCGGTAAATTATTTTTGCTTTTTGCTATTCCTGCAATTGCGCTCTTGGCACAGATAGCACTTGTTTTGGTCGAAAAAGCTCATGTGGTGAGTGAGAGCGATGTTCTAAAAAAAGCATTGACGGTTTCAGTGGATGTCAGCGGATTGGTACATGAGATGCAAAAAGAACGCGGCATGTCTGCAGGATATCTTGCATCCAAAGGCGCTAAGTTCGGCGATCTCCTGCCAAAACAGCGCACATTGACGGATGAACGGCTGAAAAAATTGAGAGAAACTATTAAAAATTCGGACCTGGATGCGATGCCTAAAGAGTTCGTATCCAAACTGCAAGAATCCGTAGCCAGATTGGATGATCTTAAAACAATTCGTACAAGCGTGACGGGGCAGAGCATATCTAAAAAAGACGCCATAGCCTATTATACGATCACGAACGGAGATTTCTTAGATTCCATCGGAGTGCTGTCAAAAGTTTCGACGAACCAGACCGTTGTAAAAAAGCTTAACTCCTATGTGAATTTTCTTTATTCCAAAGAGCGTGCAGGAATAGAAAGAGCGGTCGGATCGGGTATATTCGGCAGCGGCCGCGTAACTACCCAGGATCGTACGAAATTCAATACGCTGATCGTCGAACAAAATACTTTCTTAAAAAGTTTCAAAATACTGGCGGACAAAGATAATATCGAAGTCTTGAAACAGACACTTAAAGGAGATGCCGTAAACGAGGTCGAACGTATGCGTTCGATCATACTAAATGCTACTCCCGACGTTCAGCTGAACGTCGATGCGACATACTGGTTCAAGATGATAACCAAAAAAATAAACCTTTTAAAAGACGTGGAGAACCATCTTTCACAAAATCTCTTGAGCTCTATCGATAAGATCAAGAAGAAACAAAATACGACATTGATCTACATAACCATCGCAAACGCGTTCGTTGTGATATTTGCTTCCGTGATCGGGCATGTCATCTCTCAATATATTTTAGCTTCCTTAAAAGAGATCAACCGCGTATCGAGCAATCTGGGTGCTGGAAATCTTACGGAAAAACTTAATATCGATTCAAAAGATGAGATAGGGCAGACCTCTGTTGAGATCAACAGTTTTATATCCAAGGTACGGGAGACGTTAAGTATTGCCAAAGGAAAAAGCGACGAGAACGTTACGATCGCCCATGAGTTGTCTGCAACCGCTATGAACGTGGGCAGCAGCGTCGAAAAATCGGTTTCCATTATCAATGATGCGACACATCAGGCCGATGAGATCAGAAACTCTATCCTCAAAGCGATCGAAGATTCGCAAAAAAGCAAAGAGGATATTCTCAATGCCAACGAAACCTTAGAAGATGCGAAAGAGGATATCATAGGATTGACATCTAGAGTACAAGAATCAGCAGAAGTAGAGATAGAGCTTGCCGATCGTATGAAAAATATCTCCAATGATGCCGAACAGGTGAAATCGGTACTTGAAGTGATCTCCGATATTGCCGACCAGACAAATCTGCTTGCGCTCAATGCTGCTATCGAAGCAGCACGCGCAGGTGAACATGGCCGCGGATTTGCCGTTGTTGCGGACGAAGTGAGAAAACTTGCCGAACGTACGCAAAAATCTCTTGTCGAGATCAATGCGACGATCAATGTCATCGTAAAATCGATCATCGATCTGAGCGCTCAGATGAACAATGGTTCAAAAGATATCGAAGAGCTTTCTCAAGTGGCTTCAGAAGTAGAGAAAAAGATAACGCATACGGCTACTATCGTCAATCAAGCCGTTGATGTCGCCGATAAAACGGTGCAAGATTTCACAAATGCCGGAAACGGAATCGAAAATATAGTCTCCAAAGTAGACGAGATCAATCATATCTCCTCTACGAACGCAAGAAACGTGGAAGAGATCGCTGCTGCTGCGGACCATCTTAATGCTATGACGACCGAGCTGCATAGCAAACTCGAAGCCTTTAGAACATAA
- the ftsZ gene encoding cell division protein FtsZ codes for MDPFSVEEARATNGARIVAVGVGGGGGNMIGHMLREGVNGIDMIVVNTDAQVLEESSASTRIQIGTKLTKGLGAGMKPEIGKESALESYDEIRTALEGADIVFVAAGLGGGTGTGAAPVVAQIAKEVGALTISIVTKPFVFEGKKRLKLAETGLEELKQESDSIVVIPNDKLLSIIDRKLGMKESFKIVDSVLAQAVSGTSGVILSSGDNDINLDFADLQTVMSHRGMALMGVGEHQGENAAYEAIKAAIESPLLDNMSINGALGVLVHFNMHPNFPMMELANSMEVVHESAHEDAEVIFGTSTDDSLPEDFVRITLVATGFEKDINTNNSNFEPEVKAPPRAVVRPRLVVGGDIGDDYLEVPTYMRRQQD; via the coding sequence ATGGATCCATTTTCAGTAGAAGAAGCAAGAGCTACAAACGGAGCTCGGATAGTAGCAGTCGGTGTCGGCGGCGGCGGCGGTAATATGATAGGGCATATGCTTCGAGAAGGGGTAAACGGTATCGACATGATAGTCGTCAATACCGATGCTCAGGTCCTCGAAGAGTCAAGCGCGTCTACAAGAATACAGATCGGTACGAAACTTACCAAAGGTCTCGGAGCAGGTATGAAGCCTGAGATCGGCAAAGAATCCGCATTGGAGAGTTACGATGAGATCCGTACTGCACTTGAGGGCGCTGATATCGTCTTTGTCGCGGCCGGTCTTGGCGGAGGAACGGGAACAGGTGCTGCTCCGGTCGTTGCGCAGATCGCAAAAGAGGTCGGTGCATTAACCATATCTATCGTCACTAAACCGTTTGTGTTTGAAGGCAAAAAACGCCTGAAGCTTGCAGAAACGGGACTTGAAGAGTTAAAACAAGAAAGCGATTCTATCGTTGTCATCCCAAATGACAAACTTCTTTCCATCATAGACCGTAAACTCGGTATGAAAGAGAGCTTTAAGATTGTTGATTCCGTTTTAGCTCAAGCCGTAAGCGGAACATCGGGTGTTATTCTCTCAAGCGGCGATAACGATATCAATCTTGACTTTGCCGATCTACAAACCGTTATGAGCCATCGCGGTATGGCACTTATGGGTGTGGGCGAGCATCAAGGTGAAAACGCAGCTTATGAAGCCATCAAAGCCGCTATCGAATCTCCGCTGCTTGACAATATGTCTATCAATGGAGCGCTGGGTGTTCTTGTACACTTCAATATGCATCCGAACTTTCCTATGATGGAACTTGCCAACTCTATGGAAGTCGTACATGAAAGCGCACACGAAGATGCGGAAGTTATCTTCGGTACATCTACAGATGACTCTCTTCCTGAAGACTTTGTCCGTATCACTCTTGTCGCGACAGGATTTGAAAAAGATATCAACACAAATAACAGCAATTTTGAACCTGAAGTAAAAGCACCTCCAAGAGCCGTTGTTCGTCCTAGACTTGTCGTCGGCGGCGATATAGGTGATGATTACCTTGAAGTACCGACATATATGAGAAGACAACAAGACTGA
- the prmC gene encoding peptide chain release factor N(5)-glutamine methyltransferase, translated as MSEYRLKELQKELIDILNGKIERPAREAQLILMHSFGCDELWLMMHKDEMIENANEIINKAQRRSLNEPLEYITNRVSFYSREFFIDYGALIPRPETELLIDEVLKRIEDKESRLVFAEVGVGSGIISIVLAQYLPNAEFIAVDISKDALKIAEENIKRFGLEKRIELRHGSLLEPVKEKIDFLVSNPPYIADDAPLESNLSYEPQNALFGGKIGDEIIKKLLIEFLNRDISFFCCEMGYDQRDKIVNFLSDKVYGNIDFYKDLSGFDRGFTVKAIDE; from the coding sequence ATGTCCGAATATAGATTAAAAGAGCTGCAAAAAGAGTTAATTGATATTTTAAACGGCAAGATCGAAAGACCCGCACGCGAAGCACAGTTGATACTCATGCACTCGTTTGGATGCGATGAACTTTGGCTTATGATGCATAAAGACGAGATGATCGAAAATGCGAACGAGATCATAAACAAAGCACAACGGCGTTCTTTGAACGAACCTCTTGAATATATTACCAACCGCGTCAGCTTTTATTCTCGGGAGTTTTTTATAGATTACGGTGCGCTCATCCCCAGACCCGAGACAGAATTGCTTATCGACGAGGTACTCAAACGTATCGAAGACAAAGAGAGCCGGCTTGTATTCGCAGAGGTCGGAGTGGGTAGCGGGATCATATCTATAGTCTTGGCGCAGTATCTGCCAAATGCAGAGTTTATTGCCGTAGATATCTCTAAAGACGCATTGAAAATAGCAGAGGAAAACATAAAAAGATTCGGATTGGAGAAAAGAATAGAACTAAGACACGGCTCTTTACTCGAACCGGTAAAGGAAAAGATAGATTTTCTTGTATCGAATCCTCCATACATAGCCGATGATGCCCCTTTGGAATCAAACCTCTCCTATGAGCCTCAAAATGCTCTGTTTGGGGGAAAGATAGGAGATGAGATAATAAAAAAGCTTCTTATAGAGTTTTTAAATCGGGATATTAGTTTTTTTTGTTGTGAGATGGGTTATGATCAAAGGGATAAAATAGTAAACTTTTTATCCGATAAAGTTTACGGCAATATAGATTTTTACAAAGATTTAAGCGGTTTTGACAGAGGTTTTACAGTAAAGGCGATAGATGAATAA
- a CDS encoding J domain-containing protein: MSSFEKLIKAKTLLGLGEKASLAEIKNRYKTLIKKWHPDKHKNDAKTATKMSAQINEAYEILLAYCNNYDYPFDEESLKKTSMSPQEWWEEKFGTKKNSI, from the coding sequence TTGTCCTCCTTTGAAAAACTCATCAAGGCCAAAACACTCCTCGGCCTTGGTGAAAAAGCCTCCCTTGCAGAAATAAAAAACAGATACAAGACACTGATAAAGAAATGGCATCCGGATAAACACAAAAACGATGCAAAAACCGCCACAAAAATGAGTGCGCAGATAAACGAAGCCTACGAGATACTTCTTGCCTACTGTAACAATTATGATTATCCTTTTGATGAAGAGAGTCTGAAAAAAACAAGCATGTCACCGCAAGAGTGGTGGGAAGAGAAATTCGGGACGAAGAAAAACAGTATTTGA
- a CDS encoding cytochrome c, whose amino-acid sequence MLKLISLSLMILASASFADEGYEVFKNNCKKCHAELLTKEYTLKNLDKIKAPPMNEVANRLKEQVSIKEDEFEDVKRRVIIAFIKDYIQNPRAEDTMCRMGAVEKFGVMPAVKTLKEDERQAVAKWIYDRYEDVKF is encoded by the coding sequence GTGCTCAAACTCATCTCTCTCTCGCTTATGATCTTGGCATCGGCATCTTTTGCCGACGAAGGCTACGAGGTCTTTAAAAATAACTGCAAAAAGTGCCATGCCGAACTTTTGACAAAAGAGTACACTCTAAAAAACCTGGACAAAATAAAAGCACCTCCTATGAATGAAGTCGCTAACCGCCTAAAAGAACAGGTTAGCATCAAAGAAGATGAATTCGAGGATGTTAAAAGACGTGTTATAATAGCTTTTATAAAAGACTATATCCAAAATCCGCGGGCCGAAGACACGATGTGCAGGATGGGTGCCGTTGAGAAGTTCGGCGTCATGCCCGCCGTCAAGACCTTAAAAGAGGATGAGCGCCAAGCAGTCGCCAAATGGATATACGACAGATACGAGGATGTGAAATTTTAA